The Tubulanus polymorphus chromosome 1, tnTubPoly1.2, whole genome shotgun sequence genome contains a region encoding:
- the LOC141898480 gene encoding cold shock domain-containing protein E1-like: protein MMANPQWKNFQPPMQDPAILAYQPRPATHFGSPLVSNHASNNNANSLIRETGIVEKLLHSYGFIQCCERESRLFFHYSEYSGNIDTIKIGDSVEFQMCTDRKTGKPVACSIVKLDGTASFEIYGEERVTGTVVTEPKAINRRHSLTGIQDGMGRVSFERSGECFFLPFSMDDLEDGAKVKNGDNVTFFIATDKRNGNIRARKVKPLQPFKLERHEGVVCSMKDSYGFIERSDVVKEIFFHYSEFEGNINELLLGDDVEFSVAERNGKEVATEIQRLPEGTVIFEDVGIERVQGKVVKTLKSIHNRRQSDPLAGRIVYTTKTGQVEIPYGDKDQRGDYTLQCGDLVEFNVATDRRDKLQRATNIDLAEETFALTGEIRENGMVATLKEGYGFIRCATRDVRMFFHFSEALDPNRNFQLQDEVEFTVVQDPTSTNREIGIRIKHLAKGSITLKTTPEKLQGVIEREPCFHNKSPSKNSVKEPELGFILYEVNGNNQSIPYSTKDIHDIRQIPKLGDKVEFTISTDNSNKRKMAINIRILRRTSIIRQNGFIATIKDSFGFIENGDHDKEVFFHFSAFDGDPNALELGDEIEYTLSRKNSKVCAESIRKLPKGSVSPEELLPGVYEGKIIRPMRIINPDQDEYCGLVQLGHNDGPDVTSYAYGITGLADKRDFLQQGDLVKFQLCTVKSTGKVRATNIAAARKCIRATVDSMKGQFGFLNYEAEEGKKLFFHMTEVHDGAEVRSGDDVEFVVVQNQRNGKYSACSLRKISDRRRPERLISRLKSVSEDGAPKLVVIRQPKGPDGTKGFKLERSLWKPSS from the exons ATGATGGCTAATCCTCAGTGGAAG AATTTCCAGCCGCCAATGCAAGATCCTGCTATCCTTGCCTATCAACCTCGTCCAGCTACTCACTTCGGGAGCCCGCTGGTGTCTAATCATGCAAGCAACAATAATGCGAATTCTCTTATCCGTGAGACGGGTAttgttgaaaaactttta CACTCGTACGGTTTTATTCAATGCTGCGAACGTGAATCGAGACTTTTCTTCCATTATAGCGAATATAGTGGAAATATCGATACCATCAAAATTGGAG ATTCCGTGGAATTCCAAATGTGTACTGATCGCAAAACAGGAAAACCGGTAGCCTGTTCcattgtgaaactggatggAACGGCCTCATTTGAAATTTATGGAGAGGAGCGTGTTACTGGAACTGTGGTAACTGAACCAAAAGCAATCAACAGACGACAT AGTTTAACAGGAATTCAAGATGGGATGGGCAgagtatcatttgaaagaagCGGAGAGTGCTTTTTCCTGCCATTTTCAATGGATGATCTTGAAGACGGAGCCAAAGTAAAAAATGGGGACAATGTTACTTTCTTCATAGCTACCGACAAAAG AAATGGAAATATTCGCGCCAGAAAAGTTAAACCGCTACAACCGTTCAAACTCGAGCGACATGAGGGTGTCGTGTGCTCGATGAAGGATTCGTACGGGTTCATCGAGCGTTCCGACGTCGTCAAAGAAATCTTCTTTCACTACAGTGAATTTGAAGGCAACATCAACGAACTGTTACTGGGTGATGATGTCGAATTTTCTGTTGCCGAACGAAAT GGCAAGGAAGTCGCCACGGAGATCCAGCGTTTGCCGGAGGGAACCGTCATCTTCGAGGATGTCGGAATCGAACGCGTACAAGGCAAAGTTGTCAAAACTCTGAAAAGCATTCACAATCGTCGACAGAGCGACCCTCTTGCCGGAAGAATCGTTTACACCACGAAAACAGG ACAAGTTGAGATCCCGTACGGAGATAAAGATCAACGCGGCGATTACACGTTACAATGCGGCGATCTCGTCGAATTCAATGTCGCCACCGATCGTCGCGATAAACTTCAACGAGCCACCAACATAGATCTAGCCGAGGAGACGTTCGCGTTGACCGGCGAAATACGAGAAAACGGAATGGTCGCTACGCTGAAAGAAGGCTACGGCTTCATCCGTTGCGCCACGCGAGACGTGCGCATGTTCTTTCACTTCAGCGAAGCGTTGGATCCGAACAGAAATTTCCAGCTTCAAGATGAAGTCGAATTCACCGTAGTCCAG GACCCCACATCTACAAATAGAGAAATTGGCATTCGTATCAAACACTTGGCAAAAGGAAGTATCACACTGAAAACTACTCCAGAAAAACTACAGGGTGTCATTGAACGAGAACCTTGTTTCCATAACAAAAGTCCCA GCAAAAACAGTGTCAAGGAACCGGAACTTGGCTTCATATTGTATGAAGTTAATGGCAACAATCAAAGCATTCCATATAGTACTAAAGACATTCATGATATCCGGCAAATCCCGAAACTTGGAGACAAG GTTGAATTTACAATTTCAACTGATAACAGTAACAAACGCAAAATGGCAATCAACATACGTATCTTGAGACGTACATCTATTATTCGTCAAAATGGATTCATTGCAACTATCAAGGATAGCTTTGGTTTCATCGAAAATGGAGACCATGACAAAGAAGTATTCTTCCATTTTAG TGCATTTGATGGTGACCCTAATGCGCTTGAATTAGGAGATGAGATTGAATATACTCTGAGCCGAAAGAACTCAAAAGTTTGCGCTGAAAGTATCCGCAAACTGCCGAAAGGAAGCGTTTCTCCGGAAGAGCTGCTTCCCGGGGTTTACGAGGGCAAGATCATTCGCCCGATGAGAATCATAAATCCTGATCAAGACGAGTATTGCGGATTAGTTCAGCTCGGTCACAATG ATGGTCCGGATGTCACGTCGTATGCGTACGGCATCACCGGTCTGGCTGACAAGCGTGATTTTCTGCAGCAAGGAGATCTGGTTAAATTTCAACTGTGCACGGTGAAATCTACCGGAAAAGTAAGAGCGACGAACATTGCTGCTGCTAGGAAATGTATCCGGGCAACGGTTGATTCTATGAAAGGACAG TTTGGTTTCTTGAATTATGAGGCGGAAGAAGGAAAGAAACTGTTTTTCCACATGACAGAAGTTCACGACGGAGCAGAAGTTCGCTCCGGTGACGATGTCGAATTCGTTGTCGTCCAGAATCAACGTAATGGAAAATACTCGGCGTGTAGTCTACGAAAAATAAG TGATCGTCGTCGTCCAGAAAGGCTTATCAGTCGTTTGAAGAGCGTAAGCGAAGATGGTGCTCCTAAACTGGTCGTTATTCGCCAGCCGAAAGGACCCGACGGCACGAAAGGATTCAAACTAGAACGTAGTCTCTGGAAGCCTTCTTCCTAA